A portion of the Poecile atricapillus isolate bPoeAtr1 chromosome 7, bPoeAtr1.hap1, whole genome shotgun sequence genome contains these proteins:
- the DARS2 gene encoding aspartate--tRNA ligase, mitochondrial isoform X1 translates to MAFPRLLVRALHRAAAAAAAPDFNSFVTRTNTCGELRSAHVGQKVTLYGWVQYQRQGLFLVLRDFQGLTQVIIPQDEAHSHMKELLSNAPVESVVRVTGTVSPRPLGQENPKMPTGDIEVKAETAEILNSCKKLPFEIKDFIKKSEALRMQYRYLDLRSSRLQSNLRLRSRVVMRMREYLCNLHGFVDVETPTLFKRTPGGAREFLVPSREAGKFYSLPQSPQQFKQLLMVGGLDRYFQVARCYRDEGSRPDRQPEFTQIDIEMSFVDQAGIQRLVEGLLQYSWPEERGSIMTPFPSMTYEEALAEYGTDKPDTRFGMKIMDISDVLRGSNIHFVQSALSYPHGSIRAICIPQGVRYLTNKDLESLKESAKSQFNQEIMEIIQRPDGSLKSLLTKFLSEKEKSELTQALNMQEDDVVLLAAGERKQVCSALGALRLLSADLLEAAGLALRDPTAFHFLWVVDFPLFLPKAENPTELESAHHPFTAPHPSDASLLYSDPTKVRSQHYDLVLNGNEVGGGSIRIHSAEQQRFVLEKVLKEDSEVLSHLIEALEFGAPPHGGIALGLDRLISLIVDAPSIRDVIAFPKSFRGRDLMGNAPDYVTPEELEPYHIQVSWPLEEKEAKKN, encoded by the exons ATGGCGTTTCCCCGGCTGCTGGTGCGGGCGCTGCACCgggcggccgctgccgccgcggcTCCAG atttCAACAGTTTCGTCACTCGGACCAACACGTGTGGAGAGCTGCGTTCTGCTCATGTGGGACAGAAGGTGACCCTGTATGGGTGGGTTCAATATCAAAG ACAAGGCCTGTTTctggttttgagggatttccaGGGACTGACCCAGGTCATCATTCCTCAGGATGAG GCACATTCCCACATGAAGGAGCTCCTGTCCAATGCCCCGGTGGAGTCTGTGGTGAgagtgacagggacagtgtccCCTCGGCCCCTGGGGCAGGAGAATCCG AAAATGCCAACAGGGGATATTGAAGTGAAGGCAGAGACTGCAGAGATCCTAAACTCCTGCAAGAAGCTGCCTTTTGAAATCAAGGATTTTATCAAG AAGTCAGAGGCCCTGCGGATGCAGTATCGGTACCTGGACCTGCGCAGCTCCCGGCTGCAGTCCAACCTGCGCCTGAGGTCTCGCGTGGTGATGAGGATGCGCGAGTATCTCTGCAACCTCCACG GGTTCGTGGATGTAGAAACTCCAACTCTGTTTAAAAGAACCCCAGGG GGAGCCAGAGAATTCCTTGTGCCCTCGAGGGAAGCGGGCAAGTTCTACTCTCTGCCGCAGAGCCCACAGCAGTTCAAGCAGCTCCTCATGGTTGGAGGACTGGACAG GTACTTCCAAGTCGCTCGCTGCTACCGGGATGAGGGTTCACGGCCTGACAGGCAGCCTGAATTCACCCAG ATAGACATAGAGATGTCGTTTGTAGATCAAGCTGGGATCCAGAGGCTCGTAGAGGGCCTCCTGCAATATTCCTGGCCTGAGGAAAGAGGCTCCATTATGACTCCTTTCCCTTCCATGACTTATGAGGAGGCACTGGCTGAGTATGGGACTGATAAACCTGACACTCGCTTTGGGATGAAG ATCATGGATATCAGTGATGTTTTACGAGGATCAAACATTCATTTTGTGCAGAGTGCCCTCAGTTACCCACATGGCTCCATCAGAGCCATTTGTATCCCTCAGGGAGTG AGGTATCTTACAAATAAAGACCTGGAGTCATTGAAGGAGTCTGCAAAATCCCAGTTTAACCAG GAAATCATGGAAATTATCCAGAGACCTGATGGAAGCTTGAAGTCTCTGCTTACCAAGTTCCTTAGTGAGAAGGAGAAGTCAGAGCTTACCCAAGCACTGAACATGCAGGAGGATgatgtggtgctgctggcagctggagaaCGCAAGCAAGTG TGCTCTGCTTTAGGAGCCCTGCGGTTGTTGAGTGCCGACCTCCTGGaggcagctgggctggcacTCCGTGATCCCACAGCCTTTCACTTCCTCTGGGTGGTGgatttcccccttttcctccccaaGGCCGAGAATCCCACTGAACTGGAATCTGCTCATCACCCCTTCACTGCCCCTCACCCTTCAGATGCCAGCCTCCTGTATTCTGATCCTACAAAG GTCCGTAGCCAGCACTATGACCTTGTGCTGAATGGCAATGAGGTTGGAGGTGGCTCCATCAGAATTCacagtgcagagcagcagcgTTTTGTGCTGGAGAAAGTGCTGAAG GAGGATTCTGAGGTGCTTTCCCATCTGATTGAGGCTTTGGAATTTGGAGCACCACCTCATGGAGGAATTGCTTTAG GACTTGACAGGCTGATCTCTCTCATTGTTGACGCTCCAAGTATCCGGGACGTCATTGCCTTTCCAAAATCCTTCAGGGGACGAGACCTGATGGGCAATGCTCCAGACTATGTCACTCCAGAAGAACTAGAGCCATATCACATTCAGGTTTCCTGGCCTCTTGAAGaaaaagaggcaaagaaaaacTGA
- the DARS2 gene encoding aspartate--tRNA ligase, mitochondrial isoform X2, producing the protein MAFPRLLVRALHRAAAAAAAPDFNSFVTRTNTCGELRSAHVGQKVTLYGWVQYQRQGLFLVLRDFQGLTQVIIPQDEAHSHMKELLSNAPVESVVRVTGTVSPRPLGQENPKMPTGDIEVKAETAEILNSCKKLPFEIKDFIKSEALRMQYRYLDLRSSRLQSNLRLRSRVVMRMREYLCNLHGFVDVETPTLFKRTPGGAREFLVPSREAGKFYSLPQSPQQFKQLLMVGGLDRYFQVARCYRDEGSRPDRQPEFTQIDIEMSFVDQAGIQRLVEGLLQYSWPEERGSIMTPFPSMTYEEALAEYGTDKPDTRFGMKIMDISDVLRGSNIHFVQSALSYPHGSIRAICIPQGVRYLTNKDLESLKESAKSQFNQEIMEIIQRPDGSLKSLLTKFLSEKEKSELTQALNMQEDDVVLLAAGERKQVCSALGALRLLSADLLEAAGLALRDPTAFHFLWVVDFPLFLPKAENPTELESAHHPFTAPHPSDASLLYSDPTKVRSQHYDLVLNGNEVGGGSIRIHSAEQQRFVLEKVLKEDSEVLSHLIEALEFGAPPHGGIALGLDRLISLIVDAPSIRDVIAFPKSFRGRDLMGNAPDYVTPEELEPYHIQVSWPLEEKEAKKN; encoded by the exons ATGGCGTTTCCCCGGCTGCTGGTGCGGGCGCTGCACCgggcggccgctgccgccgcggcTCCAG atttCAACAGTTTCGTCACTCGGACCAACACGTGTGGAGAGCTGCGTTCTGCTCATGTGGGACAGAAGGTGACCCTGTATGGGTGGGTTCAATATCAAAG ACAAGGCCTGTTTctggttttgagggatttccaGGGACTGACCCAGGTCATCATTCCTCAGGATGAG GCACATTCCCACATGAAGGAGCTCCTGTCCAATGCCCCGGTGGAGTCTGTGGTGAgagtgacagggacagtgtccCCTCGGCCCCTGGGGCAGGAGAATCCG AAAATGCCAACAGGGGATATTGAAGTGAAGGCAGAGACTGCAGAGATCCTAAACTCCTGCAAGAAGCTGCCTTTTGAAATCAAGGATTTTATCAAG TCAGAGGCCCTGCGGATGCAGTATCGGTACCTGGACCTGCGCAGCTCCCGGCTGCAGTCCAACCTGCGCCTGAGGTCTCGCGTGGTGATGAGGATGCGCGAGTATCTCTGCAACCTCCACG GGTTCGTGGATGTAGAAACTCCAACTCTGTTTAAAAGAACCCCAGGG GGAGCCAGAGAATTCCTTGTGCCCTCGAGGGAAGCGGGCAAGTTCTACTCTCTGCCGCAGAGCCCACAGCAGTTCAAGCAGCTCCTCATGGTTGGAGGACTGGACAG GTACTTCCAAGTCGCTCGCTGCTACCGGGATGAGGGTTCACGGCCTGACAGGCAGCCTGAATTCACCCAG ATAGACATAGAGATGTCGTTTGTAGATCAAGCTGGGATCCAGAGGCTCGTAGAGGGCCTCCTGCAATATTCCTGGCCTGAGGAAAGAGGCTCCATTATGACTCCTTTCCCTTCCATGACTTATGAGGAGGCACTGGCTGAGTATGGGACTGATAAACCTGACACTCGCTTTGGGATGAAG ATCATGGATATCAGTGATGTTTTACGAGGATCAAACATTCATTTTGTGCAGAGTGCCCTCAGTTACCCACATGGCTCCATCAGAGCCATTTGTATCCCTCAGGGAGTG AGGTATCTTACAAATAAAGACCTGGAGTCATTGAAGGAGTCTGCAAAATCCCAGTTTAACCAG GAAATCATGGAAATTATCCAGAGACCTGATGGAAGCTTGAAGTCTCTGCTTACCAAGTTCCTTAGTGAGAAGGAGAAGTCAGAGCTTACCCAAGCACTGAACATGCAGGAGGATgatgtggtgctgctggcagctggagaaCGCAAGCAAGTG TGCTCTGCTTTAGGAGCCCTGCGGTTGTTGAGTGCCGACCTCCTGGaggcagctgggctggcacTCCGTGATCCCACAGCCTTTCACTTCCTCTGGGTGGTGgatttcccccttttcctccccaaGGCCGAGAATCCCACTGAACTGGAATCTGCTCATCACCCCTTCACTGCCCCTCACCCTTCAGATGCCAGCCTCCTGTATTCTGATCCTACAAAG GTCCGTAGCCAGCACTATGACCTTGTGCTGAATGGCAATGAGGTTGGAGGTGGCTCCATCAGAATTCacagtgcagagcagcagcgTTTTGTGCTGGAGAAAGTGCTGAAG GAGGATTCTGAGGTGCTTTCCCATCTGATTGAGGCTTTGGAATTTGGAGCACCACCTCATGGAGGAATTGCTTTAG GACTTGACAGGCTGATCTCTCTCATTGTTGACGCTCCAAGTATCCGGGACGTCATTGCCTTTCCAAAATCCTTCAGGGGACGAGACCTGATGGGCAATGCTCCAGACTATGTCACTCCAGAAGAACTAGAGCCATATCACATTCAGGTTTCCTGGCCTCTTGAAGaaaaagaggcaaagaaaaacTGA
- the CENPL gene encoding centromere protein L, whose amino-acid sequence MAEGRAPARGPTGRKFERRRRAPAAMAEEAAEDAALRTLPSLRRLSRALPFGRTHSRLGTSPSGRLIAPPLCSQESVDAQKIAWLLRKAWTLYSVTPLFRFHRARLTEYARLLSAFIAAEKRKGLAVEVGVELDIKVALTSLADLRGSELDQAALLVQLSSRSQTSSRNSEDKLVWSGWFCSMFGDDFSENVLEDFTCLPLFLSHGAESYTTLVGSWFQKTFDCCFRRLAISPLNLSWMVAMWAGCKLDRAASAVELVFSVPCLSQPLDISYAIHPEDAKALWDTVQKTPGEITQEEVDVFMDCLYAHFHRHFKIHLSATKLVKVSTAVASAHCDGIVKILHSQYLPGVLMLLTELAISQIQ is encoded by the exons ATGGCGGAGGGGCGCGCCCCCGCGCGGGGGCCGACGGGAAGGAAGTTCGAACGGCGCCGGCGGGCCCCGGCGGCCATGGCGGAGGAGGCGGCCGAGGACGCTGCGCTGCGGACCCTGCCCAGCCTCAGGCGGCTCTCCCGGGCTCTCCCCTTCGGACGGACCCACAGCCGCCTCGGCACCAGCCCCAGCGGCCGCCTCATCGCGCCGCCGCTGTGCTCTCAG GAGAGCGTCGATGCGCAGAAAATAGCGTGGCTGCTGCGAAAAGCCTGGACGCTGTACAGTGTGACGCCCCTGTTCCGCTTCCATCGCGCCCGCCTCACGGAGTACGCGCGGCTGCTCAGCGCCTTCATCGCCGCCGAGAAGAGGAAGGGGCTGGCGGTGGAGGTGGGCGTCGAGCTGGACATCAAGGTGGCCCTGACCAGCCTTGCCGACCTCCGAGGCAGCGAGCTGGACCAGGCTGCCCTCCTCGTGCAG ctctctTCAAGGTCACAAACTTCCTCCAGGAACTCTGAAGACAAGCTGGTGTGGTCGGGCTGGTTCTGCTCCATGTTTGGAGATGACTTTTCCGAGAACGTGCTGGAGGACTTCACCTGCCTGCCCCTGTTCCTGAGCCACGGGGCCGAGAGCTACACGACCTTGGTTGGAAGCTGGTTCCAGAAGACTTTTGACTGCTGTTTCCGCCGCCTGGCCATCAGCCCCCTGAACCTCAGCTGGATGGTGGCCATGTGGGCTGGCTGCAAGCTGGACAGAGCTGCCTCTGCCGTGGAACTCGTCTTCTCCGTGCcctgcctgtcccagcccctggaTATTTCATACGCCATCCACCCAGAGGATGCCAAAGCTCTGTGGGACACAGTGCAGAAAACGCCGGGAGAGATCACCCAGGAGGAGGTGGATGTGTTCATGGACTGCCTTTATGCCCACTTCCACAGGCACTTCAAGATCCACTTGTCAGCTACAAAGCTGGTGAAGGTTTCCACAGCGGTTGCCTCGGCACACTGTGATGGGATTGTAAAG ATTCTACACAGCCAATACCTGCCTGGAGTGCTGATGCTACTGACTGAACTTGCAATCTCTCAGATACAGTGA